A region from the Deltaproteobacteria bacterium genome encodes:
- the hslU gene encoding ATP-dependent protease ATPase subunit HslU yields the protein MATSFNEQTSFTPRETVGELDKYIVGQKDAKRAVAIALRNRWRRKRVPDELRDEIAPKNIILIGSTGVGKTEIARRLAKLANAPFVKVEASKFTEVGYVGRDVDSIVRDLMERSIHMVREEAKERVMVNARQHAEDRVLDILLPRPAYEKQGDEQTPADDDSRQTMRKMLREDKLNDREVEIDAQDRSMPTMQVFSNSGMEEMGMNIQDMMGQMMGGRKTRKRRVKVPEALEIFSHEEAAKLIDQDDVNAEAVDRAENSGIVFLDEIDKIAKREGGGGVDVSREGVQRDILPIVEGSTVTTKYGPVKTDHILFIAAGAFHVSKVSDLIPELQGRFPIRVELQSLGEAELLRILEEPKNALPIQYEALMETEKVALKFQKNGLKELAHIAAQANSRAENIGARRLHTVMEKLLEEISFEAPECAGTSVTVDAAFVKSTLEDFYTKEDLSKYIL from the coding sequence ATGGCAACATCATTTAACGAACAAACAAGCTTCACCCCTCGCGAAACTGTTGGCGAGCTCGACAAATACATTGTTGGCCAAAAAGATGCCAAGCGTGCTGTCGCCATTGCGCTTAGAAATCGCTGGAGAAGAAAACGCGTTCCAGACGAGCTGCGTGACGAAATCGCTCCCAAAAACATTATCCTCATTGGCTCCACCGGTGTTGGTAAAACAGAAATTGCACGGCGTCTTGCCAAGCTTGCCAATGCGCCCTTTGTAAAAGTTGAGGCCAGTAAGTTTACCGAAGTTGGCTATGTGGGCCGCGATGTTGACTCTATTGTACGTGACCTCATGGAACGCTCCATTCACATGGTGCGTGAGGAAGCGAAAGAACGCGTGATGGTAAACGCTCGCCAGCATGCAGAAGACCGGGTCCTAGATATTCTCTTGCCAAGGCCTGCCTACGAAAAACAAGGCGACGAGCAGACTCCGGCCGACGATGACAGTCGTCAAACGATGCGTAAAATGCTTCGGGAAGATAAGCTCAACGACCGCGAAGTTGAAATCGATGCGCAGGACCGATCGATGCCCACCATGCAGGTTTTTAGTAACAGCGGCATGGAAGAGATGGGCATGAATATCCAAGATATGATGGGCCAGATGATGGGCGGTCGTAAAACTCGAAAACGCCGTGTTAAAGTTCCAGAAGCGCTGGAAATCTTTTCCCACGAAGAAGCCGCCAAACTGATTGACCAAGATGACGTCAACGCCGAGGCCGTCGACCGCGCGGAAAACAGCGGCATCGTCTTTCTCGATGAAATCGACAAAATCGCCAAACGAGAAGGCGGTGGTGGAGTTGATGTGTCACGTGAAGGTGTCCAGCGTGATATTCTACCGATCGTTGAAGGCTCTACCGTCACCACCAAGTATGGCCCTGTTAAAACTGACCATATCCTTTTCATCGCTGCTGGAGCATTCCATGTGAGCAAGGTCAGTGATTTGATTCCCGAGCTACAAGGTCGTTTCCCTATTCGGGTGGAACTGCAGTCGCTGGGTGAAGCAGAGCTCCTTCGCATTTTGGAAGAGCCAAAAAATGCACTTCCTATTCAATATGAAGCCTTGATGGAAACCGAGAAGGTCGCCTTGAAGTTTCAAAAAAATGGACTCAAAGAACTTGCCCACATTGCCGCCCAGGCCAACAGCAGGGCCGAAAATATTGGTGCGCGCCGACTGCATACCGTGATGGAAAAGC